From Aythya fuligula isolate bAytFul2 chromosome 20, bAytFul2.pri, whole genome shotgun sequence, a single genomic window includes:
- the DHX40 gene encoding probable ATP-dependent RNA helicase DHX40 — translation MEGGRLPIRRYRRALVEAVSRQPFLIVTGETGSGKSTQLPRYLFEAGLAEHGAIGVTQPRRVATVSVAQRVAEELGCTLGTVVGYQVRFDDCSSQDTAIKYMTDGCLLRHILADPLLSKYSVIILDEAHERSLSTDILFGLLKKLFLQKKPAGRKTDMKVVVMSATLEVDKLSEFFGHCSVLHIPGRSYPVKEIFCNLLSPRDTGSSAYVTEAVKVTLDIHLNEPEGDILVFLTGQNEIEKACDLLFKKAESIDYRYEVHDRSIEGLLILPLYGSMSTDQQKRIFLPAPTGIRKCVVSTNIAATSLTIEGVRYVVDSGFVKQLNHNPRVGLDILEVVPISKSEAMQRAGRAGRTSSGKSYRLYSKEFWEQCMPDHTVPEIKRTSLTSVILTLKCLSVHDVIRFPYLDRPEERHILEALKQLYQCDAIDRRGHVTRLGEFLVQFPLPPNLTCAVIKAASLDCEDMLLPIAAMLSVENVFIRPGDPQKQKEAELQHQELSSQVGGCNDFATLLNIFEQCKTSKSPSAWCQKYWIHWRAVKSAFSVEKQLREIISKLKQLPDFPKETFEGSRTEILRRCLCAGYFINVARRSAARTFCTMDGHGSIVYIHPSSTLYNQETRLEWIIFHDVTVTSKIYVRTVCPVRYEWVKDLLPRLHQIDAYELSSVAREEVTEEEITKWKHKEDLKRQCEGVKDNPAKKLEKRNDDKSIQDARARYLERKQQREQGLSGPLNETG, via the exons ATGGAGGGCGGCCGCCTGCCCATCCGCCGCTACCGCCGGGCGCTGGTGGAGGCGGTGAGCCGGCAGCCCTTCCTCATCGTCACCGGCGAGACGGGCAGCGGCAAGAGCACGCAGCTGCCCCGGTACCTCTTCGAGGCAG GCCTGGCCGAGCACGGGGCCATCGGTGTCACCCAGCCCCGGCGCGTGGCAACCGTGTCGGTGGCGCAGCGGGTGGccgaggagctgggctgcacGCTGGGCACCGTGGTGGGCTACCAGGTGCGCTTCGACGACTGCTCCTCGCAG GATACTGCCATCAAGTACATGACGGATGGCTGCTTGTTGAGGCATATTTTGGCCGACCCCCTTCTCAGCAAGTACAGCGTCATCATTCTGGATGAAGCCCACGAGCGGAGCCTTAGCACT gatattttatttggtttgctgaagaaattatttctgcagaagaaaccaGCGGGCAGGAAAACGGACATGAAAGTGGTGGTGATGTCTGCTACCCTGGAGGTAGACAAGCTCTCGGAGTTCTTTGGACACTGCTCAGTGCTGCACATTCCAGGAAGAAGTTACCCAGTAAAGGAGATATTCTGCAACCTGCTCAGCCCACGGGACACAGGAAGCTCCGCATATGTTACGGAG GCTGTGAAGGTGACATTGGATATCCACTTAAATGAACCAGAAGGTGACATCTTGGTTTTCCTGACAG GTCAAAACGAAATAGAAAAAGCTTGCGACCTCCTTTTCAAGAAAGCAGAGTCTATTGATTACCGATATGAAGTACACGATCGATCCATTGAAGGCCTGCTTATCTTACCGTTGTATGGGTCGATGTCAACAG ATcaacagaaaagaatatttttgccAGCTCCCACAGGCATTAGAAAATGTGTGGTATCCACAAACATCGCTGCAACATCTCTGACAATTGAAGGAGTCAG GTATGTAGTAGACAGTGGATTTGTGAAGCAGTTGAATCATAACCCACGAGTTGGCTTGGACATACTGGAGGTGGTTCCCATTTCAAA GAGTGAAGCAATGCAGCGAGCTGGCCGAGCTGGCAGGACATCATCTGGAAAAAGCTACCGGCTATACAGCAAAGAGTTCTGGGAGCAGTGTATGCCTGATCACACGGTCCCAGAGATCAAGAGAACCAGTCTGACATCTGTGATCCTGACCTTGAAGTGCCTTTCTGTGCATGATGTCATAAG ATTTCCTTATTTGGACCGTCCTGAAGAGAGGCATATTTTAGAAGCTCTCAAGCAACTTTACCAGTGTGATGCTATTGACag GAGAGGCCACGTGACAAGACTGGGTGAATTCCTGGTGCAGTTTCCCCTCCCTCCTAACCTGACCTGTGCTGTCATAAAAGCCGCTTCTCTTGACTGTGAAGATATGCTGCTTCCCATAGCAGCCATGTTGtctgtggaaaatgttttcattcgTCCAG GTGATCCTCAGAAGCAAAAGGAGGCAGAACTTCAACACCAGGAACTTTCCTCACAAGTGGGAGGTTGCAATGACTTTGCAAccctcttaaatatttttgaacagtGCAAAACAAG CAAGTCTCCTTCAGCGTGGTGCCAGAAATACTGGATCCATTGGAGAGCTGTAAAATCTGCTTTTAGTGTGGAAAAACAACTTCGGGAAATAATCAGTAAACTGAAACAg ctGCCAGACTTCCCTAAAGAAACATTTGAAGGCTCTAGAACTGAAATACTAAGGAGATGTCTGTGTGCAGGATACTTCATCAATGTAGCTAGGAG ATCTGCAGCCAGGACCTTCTGCACAATGGACGGACATGGCAGCATAGTCTATATCCATCCTTCATCTACA ctttatAACCAGGAGACTCGACTTGAGTGGATCATCTTCCATGATGTCACAGTGACATCCAAAATCTATGTCCGGACAGTGTGTCCTGTTCGCTATGAGTGGGTCAAAGACTTGTTGCCTAGATTGCATCAAATTGATGCATATGAACTGAGCAGTGTGGCACGGGAAGAAGTAACTGAAGAGGAAATAACCAAATGGAAACATAAGGAGGACCTTAAAAGGCAGTGTG AAGGAGTCAAAGACAACCCTGCAAAgaagctggagaaaaggaaTGATGATAAATCAATACAGGATGCCCGAGCTCGCTATCTTGAGAGAAAGCAGCAAAGAGAACAGGGTTTAAGTGGCCCGTTGAATGAAACGGGCTAG